In Rosa chinensis cultivar Old Blush chromosome 1, RchiOBHm-V2, whole genome shotgun sequence, a genomic segment contains:
- the LOC112182868 gene encoding uncharacterized protein LOC112182868, giving the protein MTTTQTSSTLPHFTRPRKFEVFLSFRGLDTRKGFTDHLYKALFLNGIHTFRDDEQLESGKPISLELTKAIRESEISVIILSKNYATSTWCLDELAEMVERMDEPGGLIILPVFYDVTPSQVREQTGDSFEEAFAQHEHNFVGDTGKVTRWRKSLIQVAGLSGYDLRNFRHETEVIQRIVERIFGALNYTNHIFSNDLKDFVGIDRVKEIELNLCMESEEICVVGICGMPGIGKTTVAQALFVRIRNQFEAFSFISKVGEISRSESLFHIQEQLCDDLLNRKVNIKNVNEVISRRLRGKRVLIVLDNVDELEQIESVAGSGDNLYDRFGPGSRIIITTRDERLLINYEPKIYKVEKLTEDEALLLFCRKAFKKDHPLDGFAELAYKFVDYIDGLPLALVVLGSSLFKRSVKEWSSKLNRLKDYNYSGERKIIDILKVSFDGLENQAEKEIFLDTACFFKGEDACRVEKIFESCGYYPDISINILLERYLVSIIGGKLWMHDLLQEMGREIVRGESQKPGKRSRLWLHTDALPLLRNNKGTDAVKGIFLCSPQQDNVHLKADPFANMESLRMLKIYNVIFSGCLEFLSNELSFLEWHGYPLKSLPSCFEPDKLVELNLYQSEIEQLWEEIERPLEKLVIINLTDCEYLIKTPDFDKVPKLERLILKGCTRLSEVDLSVGVLQRLILLNLEGCECLTTLLPNSINLRSLTKFILSGCSKLKNLPEFGEEMKQLRELHLNGTAIEELPTSMKHLTGLTLLNLKECKNLLCLPEVICTALTSLQILNLSGCSNLALLPESLVCLEYLEELHAGGSAIPQFPSSILHLKNLQVLSFAGCKGLPSSVGFELPASFSSGLCSLKKLNLRNCNLCEGSIPDDLGSVSSLQYLDLSGNNFMTIPKSISQLSQLEDLVLDNCSNLQSLPRLPSSIRVVTAQNCPLLQGTHSNKLTVWTSTAAGFSVINCQSGEAKPQWIDLPDPHLRRPFCQTFFEGAIYRGSNFEYSYISKDTPAWLSRRSTGSSITIPLPPDLDDNCTWMGFALCFTCVTQHHDSLDTTYVFLDDQTQINLNRNFRIHFYTTEDPLERPLVHNYPDCDWVGSFMHWNYTPRSDFVEISNKRFIRATIVPGSPEVEVTGCAASLIYLEEVAEFVQKMNIHHDNCNKGYRYLVDAMGSIPSTSRIQTKPEVQKQETNSTSARLVGQLRRNVVSLVEELFEGGNPRRYDYGFILPLGEKLAWFSEQGTGCVVSSPLPPELHNDENWVGFALYVVCTLPPGVSLSHRLSFFECQFHTSNEAVGPNQLIHRLVLRSPFDDNLMGSNRLLLIHVPRARFPERLNRCRCIQALFGSTTLGVQVDICGMHLVYDQDLNGLVQTIAHCAVTSQPVYYGIGDLTVATKLGNNAGMTAMITNLLEAAKSSEGRSLRQVRLPVALGPVDSGETTLTFRGSIFFPADGSQHERERRPVHGDETSAIGDFKFQLPDFGPSFDRFNNMRLDNQILGFDRYLKYNSCFPPNEIAEWFGHPSSGSSVTISLPSYLYDDPNWTGLALCAYFSVLNHTTTDLDNLDQEISHNLTCLLETDRGCLESLHGYCTTNQEFEWLYHMGGFIWLSYIPRWWFLDQLNERSHLEASIGSDRGSLCVHRCGLRLLYLQDEEGFKQTIMHYITSLSDIDQGKKKQFQDCKVGSSPRTGSYIDFDRYSVHNFCFPATVALEWFGHQSNGSSVTVPLPPNLHSDANWIGLTLCASFSVVEHPTADLEKLHSGNPHHLICHLESERGSIEPLHNYCTTNEEFQWLHFGGFIWVSYIPRDWFLDQLNECSVLETSIASDHESFRVHNCEVRCVYQHDMEEFKQSILHCMTSLPGNKGDDKQCPAGDAGSSSIPSSFVVEPHLERLEWLNYKKGHFDRHSIFNFCFPSSINLEWLGDQRSGSTVTIPLPPNLNRDSDWIGLAVCSYFSVMEHPIDDLDTLDIQAISHHLICHLESERGSLESLHDYCTTNEEFMWLHLGGFIWLSYIPRAWFSDHLNECGVLTASIASDHKVFSVHMCGLHLMHQRDEEEFKQTLVHYMALSSDNKGKNKQYHHGETESSSKIDNSIEELPHIERVLNDVKGKRILE; this is encoded by the exons ATGACCACCACTCAAACCTCCTCAACTTTGCCCCATTTCACTCGTCCACGGAAATTTGAGGTTTTCCTGAGTTTTAGAGGTTTGGACACCCGAAAAGGTTTTACTGACCACCTATACAAGGCTTTATTTCTTAATGGAATCCACACTTTTAGGGATGATGAACAACTTGAGAGTGGGAAACCCATTTCGTTGGAACTCACCAAAGCAATTCGGGAATCAGAAATTTCAGTCATCATTCTTTCAAAAAACTATGCAACCTCAACATGGTGCCTAGATGAACTAGCGGAAATGGTTGAACGCATGGATGAGCCCGGGGGACTCATAATCTTGCCTGTGTTCTATGACGTGACACCATCTCAAGTACGAGAGCAGACCGGAGATTCTTTTGAAGAAGCGTTCGCTCAACATGAACACAATTTCGTAGGGGACACAGGAAAGGTGACAAGATGGAGAAAATCTTTGATTCAAGTCGCTGGCCTCTCCGGATATGATTTAAGAAATTTTAG GCACGAAACAGAAGTGATTCAAAGGATAGTTGAACGCATTTTTGGTGCATTGAATTACACAAACCATATATTCTCTAATGATTTGAAGGACTTTGTTGGTATTGATCGTGTGAAAGAAATTGAATTGAACTTGTGTATGGAGTCGGAAGAAATTTGTGTAGTTGGGATTTGTGGCATGCCAGGGATTGGTAAGACAACCGTTGCACAAGCTCTTTTTGTAAGAATCCGCAATCAATTTGAAGCTTTTAGTTTCATTTCTAAGGTTGGAGAAATATCTAGGAGTGAAAGTTTATTTCATATCCAAGAACAACTTTGTGATGACTTGTTGAATAGAAAAGTAAACATAAAGAATGTCAATGAAGTCATAAGCAGGAGATTGCGTGGCAAACGAGTGCTTATCGTTCTTGACAACGTGgatgaattagaacaaataGAGTCTGTAGCTGGCAGTGGTGATAATTTGTATGATCGATTCGGTCCTGGTAGTAGAATCATCATAACTACAAGAGATGAAAGGTTGTTGATAAACTATGAGCCCAAAATATACAAGGTTGAGAAACTTACTGAAGATGAAGCTCTTCTGCTCTTCTGTCGGAAAGCATTTAAGAAAGACCATCCTTTGGATGGATTTGCTGAGCTGGCTTACAAATTTGTAGACTATATTGATGGTCTTCCTTTGGCTCTTGTAGTTTTGGGTTCCTCATTATTCAAAAGAAGTGTAAAAGAATGGTCTAGTAAGCTTAATAGATTGAAAGATTACAATTATTCTGGTGAGAGGAAAATCATTGATATTCTCAAAGTCAGTTTTGATGGATTAGAGAATCAAGCAGAGAAGGAAATATTTTTAGACACTGCATGTTTCTTCAAAGGCGAGGATGCATGTCGTGTAGAAAAGATATTTGAGAGTTGTGGCTACTATCCGGACATCAGTATCAATATCCTCCTTGAGAGATATTTAGTGAGTATTATAGGAGGAAAACTGTGGATGCATGATTTACTTCAAGAAATGGGCAGAGAAATTGTTCGAGGAGAGTCCCAAAAGCCAGGAAAGCGCAGCAGATTGTGGCTTCATACAGATGCCCTTCCTTTACTTAGGAATAATAAG GGGACAGATGCTGTCAAAGGTATCTTCTTATGCTCGCCTCAACAAGACAACGTGCACTTGAAGGCAGACCCCTTCGCAAACATGGAAAGTCTAAGAATGTTGAAAATTTACAATGTGATATTTTCTGGATGCCTTGAGTTTCTTTCAAATGAGTTAAGCTTCTTGGAATGGCACGGATATCCTTTAAAATCTCTGCCTTCATGTTTTGAACCTGATAAACTTGTTGAACTGAATTTGTATCAGAGTGAAATAGAGCAATTGTGGGAAGAAATTGAGAGG CCTTTGGAAAAGTTGGTGATAATCAACCTTACTGACTGTGAATACTTGATCAAGACCCCTGACTTTGATAAAGTGCCAAAGCTTGAGAGGCTAATCCTCAAAGGTTGTACCAGATTGTCTGAGGTCGACCTCTCTGTTGGAGTGCTGCAACGGCTCATTTTGCTGAATCTGGAAGGTTGTGAATGCCTTACTACTCTTCTTCCCAACAGTATCAACTTGAGATCTCTCACAAAGTTCATTCTTTCGGGATGTTCCAAACTGAAAAACCTTCCAGAATTTGGGGAAGAAATGAAACAATTAAGGGAACTTCACTTAAATGGGACAGCTATAGAAGAGCTACCAACATCAATGAAACATTTGACTGGCCTTACTCTGCTCAATCTCAAAGAATGCAAGAACCTTCTTTGTCTGCCAGAGGTCATTTGTACCGCTTTGACATCACTTCAAATATTGAACCTCTCAGGGTGTTCAAATCTTGCCTTGTTGCCGGAAAGCTTGGTGTGTTTAGAATACTTAGAGGAGCTTCATGCAGGTGGGAGTGCTATACCACAATTTCCTTCCTCCATTCTACATCTGAAAAACCTGCAAGTTTTATCTTTTGCTGGTTGTAAGGGACTGCCATCCTCTGTGGGTTTCGAGTTGCCTGCTTCATTTTCATCTGGTTTATGCTCTTTGAAGAAATTAAACCTTCGCAACTGCAATCTGTGTGAAGGATCAATCCCAGATGATCTTGGAAGCGTATCCTCTTTGCAGTATCTAGATTTAAGTGGAAACAATTTCATGACCATACCAAAAAGTATCTCTCAACTTTCTCAGCTTGAAGACCTTGTATTGGATAATTGTAGCAACCTTCAATCATTGCCAAGACTTCCATCAAGTATAAGAGTTGTAACGGCACAGAATTGTCCTCTCCTACAGGGAACACATTCGAATAAATTAACGGTGTGGACTTCCACTGCTGCAGGATTTAGTGTTATAAATTGCCAAAGTGGTGAAGCCAAGCCTCAGTGGATTGACTTACCTGATCCACATCTTCGGAGGCCATTCTGTCAAACATTCTTCGAG GGTGCAATTTATCGCGGTAGTAATTTTGAATACAGTTATATATCAAAGGATACTCCTGCATGGTTGAGCCGTCGGAGTACTGGATCATCTATAACAATCCCACTGCCTCCGGATTTGGATGATAACTGTACATGGATGGGATTTGCTCTGTGTTTTACTTGTGTAACGCAGCATCATGATTCTCTGGATACAACATATGTCTTCCTTGATGACCAAACGCAAATAAACTTGAATCGCAATTTCCGTATTCATTTCTATACAACGGAAGATCCTCTTGAACGTCCCCTAGTGCATAATTACCCTGATTGCGATTGGGTTGGATCATTTATGCACTGGAACTATACACCAAGAAGTGATTTTGTAGAAATTTCGAATAAACGCTTCATCCGAGCTACAATTGTACCAGGCAGCCCAGAGGTGGAGGTGACAGGGTGTGCCGCGAGTCTAATATACTTGGAAGAAGTGGCAGAATTTGTCCAGAAAATGAATATTCACCATGACAATTGCAATAAAGGTTATAGGTATCTAGTGGATGCAATGGGAAGTATTCCTTCGACGAGCAGGATTCAAACTAAACCAGAAGtacaaaaacaagaaactaATAGCACTTCTGCCAGGCTTGTAGGACAATTGAGAAGAAACGTGGTGTCGTTGGTTGAAGAACTATTTGAG GGGGGCAACCCACGTCGCTATGATTATGGTTTTATTTTGCCTCTGGGAGAAAAATTAGCTTGGTTTAGTGAACAAGGTACTGGTTGTGTAGTGAGCTCCCCTCTTCCTCCAGAGCTGCATAATGATGAGAATTGGGTAGGATTTGCTCTCTATGTTGTTTGCACTTTGCCTCCAGGTGTTAGCCTTAGCCACAGATTATCATTCTTTGAGTGTCAATTTCATACATCTAATGAAGCCGTGGGTCCGAACCAATTGATACATCGCCTAGTGTTACGTTCCCCCTTCGATGACAATTTGATGGGGTCAAATCGACTCCTTCTTATTCATGTACCACGAGCACGTTTTCCAGAACGATTGAACCGGTGTCGTTGCATTCAAGCTTTATTTGGATCCACCACTCTAGGTGTGCAGGTTGATATATGTGGGATGCATCTAGTATACGACCAAGACTTGAACGGCTTAGTCCAAACAATTGCCCACTGCGCTGTGACTAGTCAGCCTGTTTACTACGGAATTGGTGATTTGACAGTTGCCACGAAATTAGGTAACAATGCTGGAATGACAGCTATGATTACGAATTTGCTCGAGGCAGCTAAATCCAGTGAGGGCAGGTCATTACGCCAAGTTCGTCTTCCTGTGGCTTTGGGGCCTGTAGATTCCGGTGAGACTACTCTGACTTTTAGAGGTTCTATCTTCTTTCCTGCTGACGGCTCCCAACATGAAAGAGAAAGAAGGCCCGTTCATGGGGACGAAACAAGTGCAATTGGTGATTTCAAGTTTCAGCTACCGGACTTTGGCCCTTCCTTTGACCGTTTCAATAACATGCGCTTGGATAATCAGATCCTG GGTTTTGATCGTTACTTGAAATACAATTCTTGTTTCCCTCCTAATGAAATTGCAGAGTGGTTTGGGCATCCAAGCAGTGGGTCCTCTGTAACAATCTCTCTACCATCATATCTGTATGATGACCCCAATTGGACAGGACTAGCTTTATGTGCATACTTTTCAGTCCTCAACCATACAACTACCGACCTTGACAATTTGGATCAAGAAATTTCTCACAACCTTACATGTCTTCTTGAAACTGATAGAGGTTGTCTGGAGTCTCTTCATGGCTATTGCACCACCAACCAAGAATTTGAGTGGTTATATCATATGGGAGGATTCATTTGGTTGTCCTATATACCACGATGGTGGTTTTTAGATCAGTTGAATGAACGCAGCCACCTGGAGGCTTCAATTGGAAGTGACCGTGGAAGCTTGTGTGTGCATAGGTGTGGTCTCCGTCTTTTATATCTGCAAGATGAGGAAGGGTTTAAGCAGACCATAATGCACTACATAACCTCCTTGTCTGATATTGATCAAGGGAAAAAAAAGCAATTCCAGGACTGCAAGGTGGGATCATCTCCTAGAACTGGCAGCTACATT GACTTTGATCGTTACTCGGtacataatttttgtttccctGCAACTGTAGCTCTAGAGTGGTTTGGGCATCAAAGCAATGGCTCCTCAGTAACAGTCCCACTACCACCAAACTTGCATAGTGATGCTAATTGGATAGGATTGACTTTATGTGCATCCTTCTCAGTCGTGGAGCATCCAACTGCCGACCTTGAAAAATTACATTCAGGAAATCCCCACCACCTGATATGTCATTTGGAGTCAGAAAGAGGTAGTATAGAACCTCTCCATAACTATTGCACCACCAATGAAGAATTCCAGTGGTTGCATTTTGGAGGATTCATTTGGGTATCCTATATACCACGAGATTGGTTTTTGGATCAGTTGAATGAATGCAGTGTCCTCGAGACTTCAATTGCAAGTGATCATGAAAGCTTTAGGGTGCATAACTGTGAGGTCCGTTGTGTATATCAGCATGATATGGAAGAGTTTAAGCAGAGCATATTGCACTGTATGACCTCGCTGCCTGGCAATAAAGGAGATGACAAGCAATGCCCTGCAGGTGATGCAGGATCATCAAGCATTCCTAGCAGCTTCGTTGTGGAACCTCATCTTGAAAGATTAGAATGGTTGAATTACAAGAAAGGG CACTTTGATCGCCACTCAAtattcaatttttgtttccCTTCAAGCATAAATCTAGAGTGGTTAGGCGATCAAAGAAGTGGCTCAACCGTGACAATCCCGCTACCACCAAATCTAAACAGAGATAGTGATTGGATAGGATTGGCTGTATGTTCATACTTCTCGGTCATGGAGCATCCGATTGACGACCTTGACACTTTGGACATTCAAGCAATTTCCCACCACCTGATATGTCATTTGGAATCAGAGAGAGGCAGTCTAGAGTCTCTCCATGACTACTGCACCACCAATGAAGAATTCATGTGGTTGCATCTTGGAGGATTCATTTGGCTATCCTATATACCACGAGCGTGGTTTTCAGATCATTTGAATGAATGCGGTGTTCTGACGGCTTCAATTGCAAGTGATCACAAAGTATTTAGTGTGCACATGTGTGGGCTTCATCTTATGCATCAGCGTGATGAGGAAGAGTTTAAACAGACCCTAGTGCACTACATGGCGTTGTCGTCAGATAATAAAGGGAAAAATAAGCAATACCATCACGGTGAGACGGAATCATCGAGCAAAATAGACAACAGCATTGAGGAACTCCCTCACATTGAAAGAGTGCTCAATGATGTCAAGGGTAAACGAATACTGGAATAA
- the LOC112183643 gene encoding uncharacterized protein LOC112183643: MIDAGGRDIWFVRVSLARKLRSERDFICLSWCTEAAASGVGIRSDLDPVVSCGGWRGGQARWIVGSDRWVDGLVEGNGAEADLYRIGVGIAGRNHDGGLGVAEPFRIGGSGSLVGGGLEEGGRAGLFTGLDFRSGFGPYWFGSLMGCGILRCWSISGGMALVVRVRPWGNCGGGGCGEVQLLAWTGGSLGFFILSSFQQLHNAIKFFSSVFTSLHFGNTVFMTVVSSLSLTAFISPLIGVRNRSLNP, encoded by the coding sequence ATGATAGATGCGGGTGGACGGGATATCTGGTTTGTGAGAGTATCTTTGGCTCGGAAGCTGCGGTCGGAGAGGGATTTCATTTGCCTCTCTTGGTGTACGGAGGCGGCTGCATCTGGGGTTGGGATCAGATCGGATTTGGATCCCGTGGTGTCTTGCGGCGGTTGGAGGGGAGGTCAGGCTCGATGGATAGTAGGATCGGATCGATGGGTTGACGGGTTGGTGGAGGGAAACGGAGCGGAGGCGGATCTTTATCGGATCGGAGTGGGGATTGCTGGGCGAAATCACGACGGTGGATTGGGTGTAGCAGAGCCATTCCGGATTGGTGGATCGGGATCGCTGGTTGGTGGTGGGTTGGAGGAGGGCGGTCGTGCTGGCCTGTTTACTGGATTGGATTTTCGATCTGGATTTGGGCCATACTGGTTTGGGAGTTTGATGGGGTGTGGGATCCTTCGCTGTTGGTCCATCAGCGGCGGGATGGCGTTGGTGGTGAGGGTCCGACCTTGGGGGAACTGCGGCGGCGGTGGCTGTGGCGAGGTGCAGCTGCTAGCTTGGACCGGCGGTAGCTTAGGCTTCTTTATCCTCTCTTCGTTTCAGCAATTACACAATGCCATAAAATTTTTCTCTTCCGTGTTCACCTCTCTTCATTTCGGAAATACCGTCTTCATGACTGTggtttcatctctctctctgactGCCTTCATCTCGCCTCTCATCGGTGTTCGAAATCGAAGCCTCAATCCTTGA